One Roseofilum reptotaenium CS-1145 DNA window includes the following coding sequences:
- a CDS encoding LysR family transcriptional regulator, with translation MRQATLHQLKVFEAAARHGSFTRAAEELYLTQPTISMQVKQLTKAVGMPLFEQIGKRLYLTEAGQELFAACRDVFDRISQLEMTISDLKGLKQGQLKLSVITTAKYFVPRLLGPFCQRYPGVDFALQVFNHEGLLARMSENLDDLYILSQVPENLDVAAHQFLENPLVVLAQREHPLVGQQKIPIERLSGEPFIMREEGSGTRRAVEKLFNQENISVKVKLELGSNEAIKQAIVGGLGLSVLSLHTLALEGATGKLAILDVEHFPIERNWFVVYPNGKQLSVVATAFLEYLLDEGKKVAEETAMDKLH, from the coding sequence TTGAGGCAAGCTACTCTGCATCAATTAAAAGTGTTTGAAGCCGCAGCCCGTCACGGCAGCTTTACGCGGGCAGCAGAAGAGTTATATTTAACCCAGCCTACCATTTCCATGCAAGTAAAGCAATTAACGAAGGCTGTGGGAATGCCTTTATTTGAACAAATTGGTAAACGATTATATCTGACGGAGGCAGGTCAGGAACTTTTCGCGGCTTGTCGTGACGTTTTTGACCGCATATCCCAATTGGAAATGACCATTTCTGACTTAAAGGGATTGAAACAAGGACAGCTTAAACTCAGTGTAATCACTACTGCTAAATATTTTGTTCCTCGCTTACTGGGGCCCTTCTGTCAACGCTATCCGGGTGTAGATTTTGCCCTTCAGGTGTTCAACCATGAAGGATTGCTAGCCCGCATGTCCGAAAATCTTGACGATCTCTATATTCTCTCCCAAGTGCCGGAAAATTTAGATGTTGCAGCTCACCAGTTTCTGGAAAATCCCTTAGTGGTTTTGGCCCAGCGAGAACATCCCCTAGTGGGACAACAAAAGATTCCCATCGAGCGCTTATCTGGGGAACCGTTTATTATGCGGGAAGAGGGATCGGGAACTCGTCGTGCCGTTGAGAAACTGTTTAATCAGGAGAATATTAGCGTTAAAGTGAAACTAGAGTTAGGCTCGAATGAAGCTATTAAACAGGCGATCGTGGGCGGTTTAGGTCTGTCGGTATTATCCTTACATACCTTAGCTCTAGAGGGCGCTACTGGAAAGCTGGCAATCCTTGATGTGGAGCATTTCCCCATTGAACGCAATTGGTTTGTCGTCTATCCCAATGGTAAACAGTTATCCGTAGTCGCAACAGCTTTCTTAGAGTATCTGTTGGATGAAGGTAAAAAAGTGGCTGAAGAGACAGCCATGGACAAGCTTCACTAA